One genomic segment of Pseudomonas sp. RU47 includes these proteins:
- the metR gene encoding transcriptional regulator MetR translates to MLEIRHLKTLHALREADSLVDAADRLHLTQSALSHQFKELEERLGMALFVRKTKPVRFTSAGLRLLQLADATLPLLRAAERDIARLAGGTAGRLHMAIECHSCFQWLMPTIDQFRDAWPEVELDLASGFSFAPLPALARGDLDLVVTSDPLEIAGITYVPLFTYEAMLAVANQHALASKPYIVPEDLLTETLITYPVERDRLDIFTRFLEPADIEPAQVRTSELTVMMMQLVASGRGVCGMPHWALHEYSSRGYVKGKRLGEKGLFATLYAAIRTDMLDAPYMRDFLLTAKDTSFSTLDGVSAVR, encoded by the coding sequence GTGCTTGAAATCCGTCACCTGAAAACCCTGCATGCCCTGCGCGAAGCCGACAGTCTGGTGGACGCCGCCGACCGCTTGCACCTGACGCAATCGGCGCTGTCGCACCAGTTCAAGGAGCTTGAGGAACGCTTGGGCATGGCGTTGTTCGTGCGCAAGACCAAACCGGTGCGTTTCACCAGCGCCGGTTTGCGCCTGCTGCAACTGGCTGACGCAACTCTGCCGCTGCTGCGCGCTGCCGAACGCGATATCGCTCGTCTGGCCGGAGGCACCGCCGGGCGTCTGCACATGGCCATCGAATGCCACAGCTGCTTCCAGTGGCTGATGCCGACCATTGACCAGTTCCGCGATGCCTGGCCGGAGGTCGAACTCGACCTCGCCTCGGGTTTCTCGTTTGCGCCGCTGCCGGCGCTGGCCCGTGGCGATCTGGATCTGGTGGTGACGTCCGACCCGCTGGAAATCGCTGGCATCACCTATGTGCCGTTGTTCACCTACGAGGCCATGCTCGCCGTGGCCAACCAGCACGCACTGGCCAGCAAACCGTACATTGTCCCGGAAGACCTGCTGACGGAAACGCTGATCACCTACCCGGTGGAACGCGATCGCCTCGACATCTTCACGCGTTTTCTCGAACCTGCCGACATCGAACCGGCGCAGGTGCGCACCTCGGAACTGACGGTGATGATGATGCAACTGGTCGCCAGCGGCCGCGGCGTCTGCGGCATGCCGCACTGGGCACTGCACGAATACAGCTCGCGCGGTTATGTGAAGGGCAAACGCTTGGGGGAAAAAGGCTTGTTCGCAACGTTGTACGCAGCGATTCGCACCGACATGCTCGATGCACCGTACATGCGCGATTTCCTGCTGACGGCCAAGGACACATCGTTCTCGACGCTGGACGGTGTCAGCGCGGTGCGCTGA
- a CDS encoding GNAT family N-acetyltransferase: protein MWIERLDASHALAYRELMLEAYDRHPQAFTSSVRERAVMPLSWWEGRLTSKLDVVLGAFEGGTLAGIVGLAFEPREKARHKATLFGMYVSADFRQHGLGHELVQAAIAEAQNHPALKLLQLTVTAGNDAAFNLYQRCGFIQFGLEPLAVRVGEDYFDKIHMWREI from the coding sequence ATGTGGATCGAACGGCTGGACGCCAGTCATGCCCTGGCTTACCGCGAACTGATGCTCGAAGCCTATGACCGTCATCCGCAGGCCTTCACCTCAAGCGTGCGCGAACGCGCGGTGATGCCCTTGAGCTGGTGGGAAGGGCGTCTGACCAGCAAACTCGATGTAGTGCTTGGCGCATTTGAAGGCGGCACGCTGGCCGGCATCGTCGGCCTGGCCTTTGAACCGCGCGAAAAGGCTCGTCACAAGGCCACGTTGTTCGGCATGTACGTGTCGGCGGATTTTCGCCAGCATGGCCTGGGCCATGAACTGGTGCAGGCGGCCATCGCCGAAGCGCAAAACCATCCGGCGCTGAAACTGCTCCAGCTCACCGTCACCGCCGGCAATGACGCCGCGTTCAATCTCTACCAGCGCTGCGGCTTCATCCAGTTCGGCCTCGAACCATTGGCGGTGCGGGTGGGTGAAGACTACTTCGACAAGATCCACATGTGGCGCGAGATCTGA
- a CDS encoding LysE family translocator, whose translation MIPLQDLLIFAAAALLMVLTPGPNMIYLISRSICQGRKAGVTSLLGVVSGFFVHMFAASAGLTAVFLAVPMAYEVLKWAGALYLLWLAWQALKPGARSPFEAQQLPPDSSRKLIAMGFLTSALNPKIAVFYLSVFPQFITPEHGSVFTQSIILGLTQISVSFSVNLLIALFAAGIASWFVRNPTWLALQRYFMGFVLAGLAVRLMFEQRRSA comes from the coding sequence ATGATCCCGCTTCAAGACCTGCTGATCTTCGCCGCCGCCGCGTTGTTGATGGTACTGACGCCGGGGCCGAACATGATTTACCTGATCTCGCGTTCGATCTGTCAGGGACGCAAGGCCGGGGTCACGTCGTTGCTTGGTGTGGTGAGTGGCTTCTTTGTGCATATGTTCGCGGCGTCTGCGGGTTTGACGGCGGTGTTTCTGGCGGTGCCGATGGCCTATGAAGTGCTGAAGTGGGCCGGTGCGTTGTATTTGTTGTGGCTGGCCTGGCAAGCGCTGAAGCCGGGTGCGCGGTCGCCGTTCGAAGCGCAGCAGTTGCCCCCGGATTCGTCGCGAAAACTGATTGCCATGGGCTTTCTCACCAGTGCGCTGAACCCGAAAATCGCCGTGTTCTACCTCTCGGTCTTTCCGCAATTCATCACCCCTGAACACGGCTCGGTGTTCACCCAAAGCATCATTCTCGGCCTGACCCAGATCAGCGTGAGTTTCTCTGTCAATTTGCTGATCGCACTGTTCGCGGCGGGCATCGCTTCGTGGTTTGTGCGCAACCCGACATGGCTGGCGCTGCAGCGTTATTTCATGGGCTTCGTTTTGGCAGGTCTGGCCGTGCGCCTGATGTTTGAGCAACGCAGGTCGGCGTGA
- a CDS encoding NUDIX hydrolase → MTSASVVSANLIRIAAALLLNPQGQTLLVRKRGTTAFMQPGGKIEAQELPVHALARELEEELGLRIDPAQASFLGQFSAPAANEPGCVVQAEIFQLTINADVTPAAEIEEVIWVDPATDPAVVLAPLTRDLILPFYRHSLTALA, encoded by the coding sequence ATGACCTCTGCATCCGTTGTCTCTGCAAACCTCATTCGTATCGCCGCCGCGCTGTTGCTCAATCCTCAAGGGCAGACTCTGCTGGTGCGCAAGCGCGGGACCACCGCGTTCATGCAACCGGGTGGCAAGATCGAGGCGCAGGAGTTGCCGGTGCACGCGCTGGCCCGGGAGCTGGAAGAAGAGCTGGGCCTTCGGATCGATCCGGCGCAGGCGTCTTTTCTCGGCCAGTTCTCGGCGCCTGCGGCCAACGAGCCGGGGTGTGTCGTTCAGGCCGAGATCTTTCAACTGACCATCAATGCCGACGTCACTCCGGCGGCGGAAATCGAAGAAGTGATCTGGGTCGATCCGGCCACTGATCCTGCTGTCGTTCTGGCGCCATTGACACGCGACCTGATCCTGCCGTTTTATCGCCACTCACTGACGGCGCTCGCCTGA
- a CDS encoding HD domain-containing phosphohydrolase, translating to MEELSAPMSAHRPTVLLVDDEEAILNSLRRLLRGQPYDLLLATSGAQALEILAQQPVNLVVSDARMPGMDGASLLAHVRERFPATARIMLTGYADPAAIIKAINDGQIHRYISKPWNDEELLLILRQSLEHQHSEHERQRLERLTRVQNDQLKLLNSTLEKHVAARTAELQQTADMLDLAYEELKHSYVTGTEVFSLLANLRLPPAKQTNRQIIELVRSYCRQHGLDEATSRDLTMAAALYNIGKLSWTDAMMITPSDLLRHTERERYRSYPKQSESLLMTLDPMKDAARLILHHQERWDGSGFPDRLKGEGIPFGSRLLKLAVDFVELQRGLILERQMNSDEALLYLRQYAGRLYDPDLVEDFIQVCAAFLSDVTLADPSVKVLSTRDLAAGMILARNLNADNGMLLLNAGKVLSALLVEKLIAFEAMEGGKYTIFVKVPEEVEATLTALGE from the coding sequence ATGGAAGAGCTATCCGCGCCGATGTCGGCGCATCGACCCACAGTGCTGCTGGTCGATGACGAGGAGGCGATCCTCAACAGCCTGCGTCGCCTGTTACGCGGCCAACCCTACGATCTTCTGTTGGCGACCAGCGGCGCCCAGGCGCTGGAGATCCTCGCGCAGCAGCCGGTGAACCTGGTGGTGAGTGATGCGCGCATGCCGGGCATGGACGGTGCGTCGTTGTTGGCGCATGTCCGTGAGCGTTTTCCGGCGACTGCGCGGATCATGCTCACGGGATATGCCGACCCGGCGGCGATCATCAAAGCGATCAATGACGGGCAGATTCACCGTTACATCAGCAAGCCGTGGAACGACGAAGAGCTGCTGCTGATTCTGCGCCAGTCCCTCGAGCACCAGCATTCCGAGCACGAGCGCCAGCGTCTGGAGCGCTTGACCCGGGTGCAGAACGACCAGCTCAAACTGCTCAACAGCACCCTGGAAAAGCATGTCGCGGCGCGCACCGCCGAACTGCAGCAGACCGCCGACATGCTCGATCTGGCGTACGAAGAGCTCAAGCACAGCTATGTCACCGGCACCGAAGTGTTTTCGCTGCTGGCCAATCTGCGCTTGCCACCTGCCAAGCAGACCAACCGGCAGATCATCGAACTGGTGCGCAGCTACTGCAGACAGCACGGCCTGGACGAGGCCACCAGCCGTGATCTGACCATGGCTGCGGCGCTGTACAACATCGGCAAGCTGAGCTGGACCGACGCGATGATGATCACGCCCTCGGATCTGCTGCGCCATACCGAACGCGAGCGGTATCGCAGTTACCCGAAGCAGAGCGAATCGTTGCTCATGACGCTCGACCCGATGAAAGATGCGGCGCGTCTGATCCTGCATCATCAGGAGCGCTGGGATGGCAGCGGGTTTCCCGACCGGCTCAAGGGCGAGGGCATTCCGTTCGGTTCACGCTTGCTGAAACTGGCGGTGGATTTCGTCGAGTTGCAGCGCGGTCTGATCCTCGAGCGGCAGATGAACAGCGATGAAGCGCTGCTGTACCTGCGCCAGTACGCCGGGCGTTTGTACGATCCTGATCTGGTCGAAGATTTCATTCAGGTGTGTGCGGCATTTCTCAGCGACGTGACGCTGGCCGATCCGTCGGTCAAGGTGCTCTCCACTCGGGATCTGGCGGCGGGGATGATTCTGGCGCGCAACCTCAATGCCGATAACGGCATGCTGCTGCTCAACGCCGGCAAGGTACTCAGCGCGCTGTTGGTGGAAAAGCTGATTGCGTTCGAAGCCATGGAGGGCGGCAAGTACACGATTTTCGTCAAGGTGCCGGAGGAGGTTGAAGCCACGCTCACGGCGCTGGGCGAATGA
- a CDS encoding GGDEF/EAL domain-containing response regulator, with amino-acid sequence MTTPTVHINRRVLIVDDSPAIHGDFAKILSPVIPGDDGLGETENLLFGTPSAKQSQHFELDSAFQGREALDKLEAALAQNRPYAMAFIDMRMPPGWDGLETIERLWQVDPKLQVALCTAYSDYSWEDIDQRLALNDRLLILKKPFDAIEIRQMASALTVKWQMTEDAELKMSLLEQAVQERTRELSDANVIVQNSPTILYRLRGEPSFALMYISHNITRYGHVAADLVGSPDWAQALIHPDDQANVDAAMARVLDRHASGASIEFRMRTGQGTWRWVENRYIPVRDQDGRLLEVEGIILDITERRLAEEKLALLARSDGLTGLANRATLIERLHQAFAAARRGAMPFAVFYLDLDHFKRINDTLGHPVGDLLLQEVARRIKSGVRESDVVARLGGDEFAILQLDVSDPTQSAAMAANIRDTLLAPYLLAGNALHISVSIGISSYSDLSLDADTLLGQADMALYRAKEMGRNQYHFHSEEISREVAERMTLVSELMTALEGNELMLRYAPEVDLHSGRILGMEAQVLWQHPRHGLLPAADFVPIAEKTGAIIPLGRWVLDHACHQMHLWRNEGVAPPVMAIKLSLAQLKSGPELIYNVLRTTARWELAPWDLRFDVTEATLAQTKWTHNDALPRLRELGVSIAIDDFGTEYSSFDYLKTYRVNHLKLAQSFVDSAAHDVAGANALRAIVNFARDLGIGIIAEGQPSSDQPCTPPAAPPLPSARGMYFSAAVSAEQAGHLLKDSCRLTPKEDEA; translated from the coding sequence ATGACAACGCCAACCGTGCACATCAATCGCCGCGTGCTGATCGTTGACGACAGCCCGGCGATCCATGGCGATTTCGCCAAGATTCTCAGCCCGGTCATCCCCGGCGACGATGGTTTGGGCGAAACCGAGAATCTGTTATTCGGCACCCCGTCTGCAAAACAATCCCAACATTTCGAGCTGGACTCGGCGTTTCAGGGCCGCGAAGCGCTGGACAAACTCGAAGCCGCGCTGGCGCAAAACCGCCCCTACGCCATGGCTTTCATCGACATGCGCATGCCGCCGGGCTGGGATGGTCTGGAAACCATCGAACGGCTGTGGCAGGTCGACCCCAAGCTGCAAGTTGCGCTGTGCACGGCCTATTCCGATTATTCCTGGGAGGATATCGACCAGCGTCTGGCACTGAACGACCGGTTGCTGATCCTGAAAAAGCCCTTCGACGCCATCGAGATCCGCCAGATGGCCAGCGCCCTCACAGTCAAATGGCAGATGACCGAAGACGCCGAACTGAAGATGAGCCTGCTGGAGCAAGCGGTGCAGGAACGCACCCGTGAGCTGTCGGACGCCAACGTGATCGTGCAGAACAGCCCGACCATTCTTTATCGTCTGCGCGGCGAACCCTCGTTTGCGCTGATGTACATCTCCCACAACATCACCCGTTACGGCCACGTCGCCGCCGACCTGGTGGGTTCGCCCGACTGGGCCCAGGCACTGATTCATCCGGACGATCAGGCGAACGTCGATGCGGCCATGGCCCGGGTGCTGGATCGGCATGCGTCGGGCGCGTCCATCGAATTCCGCATGCGCACCGGCCAGGGCACCTGGCGCTGGGTGGAAAACCGCTACATTCCGGTGCGCGATCAGGACGGCCGACTTCTGGAAGTCGAAGGCATCATCCTCGACATCACCGAACGCCGCCTGGCCGAGGAAAAACTGGCCTTGCTGGCGCGCTCCGACGGCCTGACGGGCCTGGCCAATCGCGCCACACTGATCGAACGCCTGCATCAGGCGTTTGCCGCCGCGCGACGGGGTGCCATGCCGTTTGCGGTGTTCTATCTGGACCTCGACCATTTCAAGCGGATCAATGACACCTTGGGCCACCCGGTGGGCGACCTGCTGCTGCAGGAAGTCGCCCGGCGCATCAAGTCCGGCGTACGGGAAAGTGACGTGGTGGCGCGCCTGGGCGGCGACGAGTTCGCGATCCTGCAACTGGACGTCAGCGACCCGACCCAATCGGCCGCGATGGCTGCCAACATCCGCGACACGCTGCTGGCGCCCTACCTGCTGGCCGGCAATGCTCTGCATATTTCGGTGAGCATCGGCATCAGCAGTTACAGCGACCTCAGCCTCGATGCCGACACGCTGCTCGGGCAGGCCGACATGGCGCTGTACCGCGCTAAGGAAATGGGCCGCAACCAGTACCACTTCCACTCCGAGGAAATCTCTCGGGAAGTGGCCGAACGCATGACCCTCGTCAGCGAACTGATGACGGCCCTCGAGGGCAATGAACTGATGCTGCGGTATGCGCCGGAGGTCGATCTGCACAGCGGCAGGATTCTCGGCATGGAGGCACAAGTCCTCTGGCAGCATCCTCGTCACGGCCTGCTGCCGGCTGCCGACTTCGTGCCGATCGCGGAGAAAACCGGCGCGATCATTCCGCTCGGGCGCTGGGTGCTGGATCACGCCTGCCACCAGATGCACCTGTGGCGTAACGAAGGGGTCGCACCGCCAGTGATGGCGATCAAACTTTCGCTGGCCCAACTCAAGAGTGGCCCCGAGCTGATCTACAACGTGCTGCGCACCACCGCCCGCTGGGAACTGGCGCCCTGGGATCTGCGCTTCGATGTCACCGAGGCCACGCTGGCCCAGACCAAGTGGACGCACAACGATGCGTTGCCGCGCCTGCGTGAACTGGGCGTGAGCATCGCCATCGATGATTTCGGCACTGAATATTCCTCGTTCGACTACCTGAAAACCTACCGGGTCAATCACCTCAAACTGGCGCAGAGTTTCGTCGACAGTGCCGCCCACGATGTCGCCGGAGCCAATGCCCTGCGCGCGATTGTCAACTTCGCCCGCGACCTGGGCATCGGCATCATCGCTGAAGGCCAGCCGTCTTCGGATCAGCCGTGCACACCACCCGCCGCGCCCCCGCTGCCGAGCGCCCGGGGCATGTATTTCAGTGCAGCGGTCAGCGCCGAACAGGCCGGGCATTTGCTCAAGGACAGTTGCCGTCTGACGCCAAAGGAGGACGAGGCATGA
- a CDS encoding putative bifunctional diguanylate cyclase/phosphodiesterase, translating into MKTPFPQTNRRILIIDDTPAIHEDFRKILAPQVADAVDLQQLEQTLFGSQQTPHLSFQLDSAYQGQEALALVNRALASGNPYALAFIDMRMPPGWDGLETIEQLWRVDPNLQIALCTAYSDYSWEAMAERLEFGDQLLILKKPFDSLEIRQMANALTWKWQLAQDAALKMLSLERTIEARVHELLKVSHLLQYDSLTELPNSTLLGDRLSQAMAVCRRHDKQLVVMFLGLDRFKRINNALGHPAGDEMLKRVARQLLSCVRDSDSVFRYGSDEFVVILGDINHPQQTHGIAEKLLAAIRLPQTIVGHDVSVTASVGISVYPDDGLEATELIKKAETAMRNVKEQGPDNIGFFIEAMNQHAREQHSIESGIRRALQEHEFVLHYQPKIDLRSTKVVGAEALVRWQKPGHGWVYPADFIPVAEDSGLIVPLSKWVLAEACRQTRAWQLAGLPPIRMSVNTSPIDFRQRDFVAGIERVLQQTGLAPEWLELEITEGVLMQNVEATMTALNRLKTLGTRLAIDDFGTGYSSLSYLRRFPIDVLKIDQSFIRNLCNDRSDAALVSAIINLGKSLGLNVIAEGIETAEQLAFLKAHHCEEGQGYFFSKALPADTFARLLAGTQPAPWTIG; encoded by the coding sequence ATGAAAACGCCTTTTCCCCAGACCAACCGCCGCATCCTGATCATTGACGACACGCCGGCAATCCATGAGGACTTTCGCAAGATCCTCGCCCCGCAGGTGGCGGACGCCGTCGATTTGCAGCAACTGGAACAGACACTGTTCGGCAGCCAGCAGACGCCGCACCTGAGCTTCCAGCTCGACTCCGCCTATCAGGGTCAGGAAGCCCTGGCACTGGTCAACCGCGCACTGGCCAGTGGCAATCCCTACGCCCTCGCCTTTATCGACATGCGCATGCCGCCCGGCTGGGATGGCCTGGAAACCATCGAGCAACTGTGGCGGGTCGACCCGAACCTGCAAATCGCCTTGTGCACGGCGTACAGCGACTACAGCTGGGAAGCGATGGCCGAACGGCTGGAGTTCGGCGACCAACTGCTGATCCTGAAAAAGCCGTTCGACAGTCTGGAAATCCGTCAGATGGCCAACGCCCTGACGTGGAAATGGCAACTGGCACAGGACGCGGCGCTGAAGATGCTCAGCCTTGAGCGAACCATCGAGGCGCGGGTGCACGAACTGCTCAAGGTCTCGCACCTGCTGCAATACGACAGCCTCACGGAACTGCCCAACAGCACCCTGCTCGGTGATCGCCTGAGTCAGGCCATGGCGGTGTGCCGCCGGCATGACAAACAACTGGTGGTGATGTTTCTCGGCCTCGATCGCTTCAAGCGCATCAACAATGCGCTGGGCCATCCGGCGGGTGACGAGATGCTCAAACGGGTCGCCCGGCAACTGTTGTCCTGCGTACGCGATTCGGACTCGGTGTTTCGCTACGGCTCCGATGAGTTCGTGGTGATCCTCGGCGACATCAACCACCCTCAGCAAACCCACGGCATCGCGGAAAAACTCCTCGCCGCCATTCGCCTGCCGCAGACGATTGTCGGCCACGATGTCAGCGTCACCGCCAGCGTCGGCATCAGCGTCTACCCCGATGACGGCCTCGAAGCCACCGAGCTGATAAAGAAGGCCGAGACCGCGATGCGCAACGTCAAGGAACAGGGCCCCGATAACATCGGCTTCTTCATCGAAGCCATGAACCAGCACGCCCGCGAACAGCACAGCATCGAGTCGGGCATTCGCCGAGCGCTGCAAGAGCATGAATTCGTCCTGCACTATCAGCCGAAAATCGACCTGCGCAGTACCAAAGTGGTGGGTGCCGAAGCACTGGTGCGCTGGCAAAAACCGGGGCATGGCTGGGTCTATCCGGCGGATTTCATCCCGGTGGCCGAGGACAGCGGTCTGATCGTGCCGCTGAGCAAATGGGTGCTGGCTGAGGCCTGTCGGCAGACCCGGGCCTGGCAACTGGCCGGACTGCCGCCGATCCGTATGTCGGTCAACACTTCACCCATCGATTTTCGCCAGCGTGACTTCGTCGCCGGCATCGAGCGCGTACTGCAACAGACAGGTCTGGCGCCCGAGTGGCTGGAACTGGAAATCACCGAAGGCGTGCTGATGCAAAACGTCGAGGCGACGATGACTGCGCTCAATCGCCTGAAGACGCTGGGCACGCGCCTGGCCATCGATGACTTTGGCACCGGCTATTCCAGCCTGAGCTACCTGCGGCGGTTTCCCATCGATGTGCTGAAGATCGATCAATCGTTCATTCGCAACCTGTGCAACGACCGCAGCGATGCGGCGCTGGTGAGCGCGATCATCAACCTGGGCAAGAGCCTGGGCCTGAACGTCATCGCCGAGGGCATCGAAACCGCCGAACAACTGGCGTTTCTCAAGGCCCATCACTGCGAAGAAGGTCAGGGTTACTTTTTCAGCAAAGCCCTGCCGGCAGATACGTTTGCGCGTTTGCTCGCCGGCACGCAACCCGCGCCATGGACAATAGGATGA
- a CDS encoding cytochrome-c peroxidase has protein sequence MSLFHHAMALLLCGLCAGASAEPLNEPLKPLPAIPQQDARRVELGRRLFHEPRLSINNTLSCASCHQLDKNGADSRALSLGFDGKPVAVNTPTVFNAALNFRQFWDGRAETLEEQSNVVITSPHEMGSDWSTVIERIGNDPDYRRDFAATYPDGVTQANVQQALASFERTLLTPNSRFDQYLLGNTDILTLEEKYGYQRFKEYGCIACHQGVNIGGNMFQKFGVFGDYIADRGSPTVADQGRFNVTADEADRAVFKVPSLRNVAITAPYFHDGSAPTLERAVDVMFQYQLGRMPSAEDKRLIMLFLTTLTGQGESKP, from the coding sequence ATGAGCCTTTTCCACCACGCCATGGCGCTGCTGCTGTGCGGACTCTGCGCCGGGGCCAGTGCCGAGCCGCTGAACGAGCCGCTCAAACCGTTGCCCGCAATACCGCAGCAGGATGCCCGGCGCGTGGAACTCGGTCGACGGTTATTCCACGAGCCACGGTTATCGATCAACAACACGCTGTCCTGCGCCAGCTGCCACCAACTCGACAAGAACGGTGCCGACAGCCGCGCCTTGTCACTGGGCTTCGACGGCAAACCGGTGGCCGTCAACACCCCGACCGTGTTCAACGCGGCCCTAAACTTCCGCCAGTTCTGGGATGGTCGCGCCGAAACGCTCGAGGAACAAAGCAACGTCGTCATCACCAGCCCGCATGAAATGGGCAGCGACTGGAGCACGGTGATCGAGCGCATCGGCAACGACCCCGACTATCGTCGCGATTTCGCCGCCACCTACCCGGACGGCGTGACCCAGGCCAATGTCCAGCAGGCGCTGGCCAGTTTCGAACGCACCTTGCTGACGCCCAACTCACGCTTCGATCAATACCTGCTCGGCAACACCGACATCCTCACCCTGGAGGAAAAGTACGGTTACCAGCGCTTCAAGGAGTACGGCTGCATTGCCTGCCATCAGGGGGTGAACATCGGCGGCAACATGTTCCAGAAATTCGGAGTGTTCGGCGATTACATTGCCGATCGCGGCAGCCCGACCGTGGCCGATCAGGGCCGCTTCAACGTCACCGCCGACGAAGCGGACCGGGCCGTGTTCAAGGTGCCGAGCCTGCGCAATGTCGCGATCACCGCGCCGTACTTTCACGACGGTTCGGCCCCCACCCTCGAACGCGCCGTGGATGTGATGTTCCAGTACCAGTTGGGGCGCATGCCGAGCGCTGAGGACAAACGGCTGATCATGCTGTTTCTCACAACCCTGACCGGCCAAGGGGAGAGCAAGCCATGA
- a CDS encoding DAHL domain-containing protein has translation MINISRRRSLLLLTLVALALASILLFLYIKSSSAQTMTYTESRDLIRQIKQQNSLWENELLKARVALSHNYDPLVSPMNEMNRLWARFDAIESGHGRNDSAQWNDAHESFRQAMQEKIRLVEQFKSHNALLRNSLAFLPTAEDDIQQQLASLSDFDKLQLQNITTDTYDLLLSALEFAQVTSDNLAADIEVGLNKLKVNAQRLPLAFQTPIRIMSSHISLIAREQPLVNQLLENIENIPVAGSLDNITTMLDHDQQRADQVDRQYHFYLLLFSVLLMLSLVWLAIRLIGSFAEINRVNNALQTANDALEQRVEERTRELRDAQSELLDAARQAGMAEIATNVLHNVGNVLNSVNISSDLITRKLRNSKGQGLGKAMQLINEHPDDLGAFLNEDAKGKLLPGYLNQLVVAIAQEQQEMLDELNQMNKSVDHIKDIVATQQSYAGANSMTEPLFINELLEDALRMNAGALTRHHVTVVREYADVPQVMGDKHRLLLILINLISNAKYAMSDLSNRPRTMTLAVRIVDDSFLEISVKDDGEGIAAENMTRIFAHGFTTRKEGHGFGLHSCALAAIEMNGHLTAHSDGPGQGALFTLQIPLISVTENA, from the coding sequence ATGATCAACATCTCGCGGCGACGCAGCCTGTTGTTGCTGACCCTGGTCGCCCTGGCGCTGGCCTCGATCCTGCTGTTCCTGTACATCAAATCCAGCTCTGCCCAGACCATGACGTACACCGAATCGAGGGATCTGATCCGGCAGATCAAACAGCAGAACTCGCTGTGGGAAAACGAGCTCCTCAAGGCGCGAGTGGCGCTCAGCCACAACTACGATCCGTTGGTGTCACCGATGAACGAAATGAACCGGCTCTGGGCGCGCTTCGATGCGATCGAGTCCGGACATGGGCGCAACGACTCGGCGCAATGGAACGACGCTCACGAAAGTTTCCGACAGGCGATGCAGGAAAAAATCCGTCTGGTCGAACAGTTCAAATCGCACAACGCGCTGTTGCGTAATTCCCTGGCCTTTTTGCCCACCGCTGAAGACGACATCCAACAGCAACTGGCCAGCCTGTCGGACTTCGATAAATTGCAGCTGCAGAACATCACTACCGACACCTACGACCTGCTGCTCAGTGCCCTCGAATTCGCCCAGGTCACCTCTGACAACCTGGCCGCCGACATCGAGGTCGGCCTGAACAAGCTGAAGGTCAACGCGCAACGCCTGCCGCTCGCGTTTCAGACCCCGATCAGAATCATGAGCAGCCATATCTCGCTGATTGCGCGCGAGCAGCCACTGGTCAATCAGTTGCTCGAAAACATCGAAAACATCCCCGTGGCCGGAAGCCTCGACAACATCACCACTATGCTCGATCACGATCAGCAGCGCGCCGATCAGGTCGACCGGCAGTACCACTTCTACCTGCTGTTGTTTTCGGTGCTGCTGATGTTGTCGCTGGTGTGGCTGGCCATCCGTTTGATCGGCAGTTTCGCCGAGATCAACCGGGTCAATAACGCCCTGCAAACGGCCAACGACGCGCTGGAACAAAGAGTCGAAGAACGCACCCGGGAACTGCGCGACGCCCAGAGCGAACTGCTCGACGCCGCACGTCAGGCCGGCATGGCGGAAATCGCCACCAATGTGCTGCACAACGTTGGCAACGTGCTCAACAGCGTGAACATCTCCAGCGACCTGATCACGCGCAAGCTGCGCAACAGCAAGGGCCAGGGCCTGGGCAAGGCCATGCAACTGATCAACGAACACCCGGATGACCTCGGCGCGTTCCTCAACGAAGACGCCAAAGGCAAATTGCTCCCCGGCTACCTCAACCAACTGGTGGTCGCGATTGCCCAGGAACAACAGGAAATGCTCGACGAATTGAATCAGATGAACAAAAGCGTCGATCACATCAAGGACATCGTCGCCACCCAGCAATCCTATGCCGGCGCCAACAGCATGACCGAGCCATTGTTCATCAACGAGTTACTGGAAGACGCGTTGCGCATGAACGCCGGGGCACTGACCCGGCACCACGTCACAGTGGTCAGGGAATACGCCGACGTGCCGCAGGTGATGGGCGACAAACACCGCTTGTTGCTGATCCTGATCAACCTGATCAGCAACGCCAAATACGCCATGTCCGACCTCAGCAACCGCCCCCGGACCATGACCCTGGCGGTCAGGATTGTCGATGACAGCTTCCTCGAAATCAGCGTCAAGGACGATGGCGAAGGCATCGCTGCGGAAAACATGACGCGGATCTTTGCCCACGGTTTCACCACCCGCAAGGAAGGCCACGGCTTCGGTCTGCACAGCTGCGCCCTGGCGGCCATCGAAATGAACGGCCACCTCACTGCGCACAGTGACGGCCCGGGCCAGGGTGCGTTGTTCACTTTGCAGATCCCCCTGATCAGCGTCACGGAGAACGCATGA